GCGAGATGCTTGGCATCGACTTTGTTTTCAATGGAGACAAATTTGCTGTCCACCAGCAGCAGGCCACCGGGCCGTATGATGCCTGAAAAGGTATTGTAGCTTTCCTGGGTCAGGCTCACCAGGATATTGGGCTGCACCACCTTGGGAAAAAAGATCTCCGAATCGGAAATCAGCACATCACTTCTTGTGGCGCCCCCCCGGGCCGCAGCACCGTAACTCTGGGACTGGGTGGCGTTTTTGCCTTCAAATATCACCGCTGCTTTGGCCAGGATGATGGCCGCTGTGATCACTCCCTGGCCTCCGGACCCTGAAAAAACCAGTCTTGAACGTTCCATTATGCGTTTCCTTTCATTGCGGTCTCGATGATGTTGTCATAGGCCTCACAGTATTCGGCTTTTTGGGTGTCTTCCACAAAAATGCCCCGCTGGATCAGTTCCGGGTTGGTTTCCAGTTTCTTGGACCCAATTTTGACAGTATTGTTTTTGTAAGATTCCATCATCTGGACTGCATCCCCTTCTTTGTTTTTCCGTCCGAAATAGGTGGGGCACTGGGTCAGGATTTCCACCACGGAAAATCCTTTGTGGGCGATGGCTTTTTTCAGCAAATCCTTGCATTCGGTGGCATGGAACACCGTGGATCGGGCCACAAAACTGGCGCCGGCGCTTTTTGCCAGTTCCACCACGTCAAACTGGTTGTCAATGGAAGAATACGGGGCAGTAGTGGCTTTTTTGCCAAGCCCGGACAACGGGGAAAACTGTCCCCCGGTCATGCCGTAAATCCGGTTGTTCATGACAATGGCCGTGATATCGATATTACGTCTGGCTGCATGGATGAAGTGATTGCCGCCGATGGCCAGGGCATCCCCGTCTCCCATGGGAACGATGGCGGTGATGCCGGGTTTGGCCAGCTTGACACCCGTGGCAAAGGTCAAAGCCCGGCCGTGGATGGTGTGCAGAGAATGAAAATCCACATATCCGGAGATCCGGGAGGAACACCCGATGCCGGAAGTCATGACGATTTCGTTTTTATCCAGACCCAGTTCATGAACCGCCCGCAGCAAAGACCCCAGCACAATACCGTGGCCGCAGCCCGGACACCAGATATGGGGGAAAAACCGGCTTCGGATATAATATTTAAAATCAAATTCTTTTGTGGTCATGTTACACCCCCTTTCCCTGGATCATTCGCAGGATGGTTTTGATGTCCGTGGGTGAGATCAGCTGGCCGTCGATGCGGTTGGCCAGAAATACATTGTTGGGATTGTCCACCGCGTTTTTAACCTGGGTGATCACCTGGCCCATGTTCATTTCCACCACCAGCACTGCTTTGGCATTGGCACATTTCTCCCGGACCATGTCTGCGGGAAACGGCCACAGGGTCTGGAGTTCCAGGACCCCGATCTTCACGCCTCTGGCCCGGCGGTTTTTGGCGATGTGAATGGCGGACCGGGCCGATGACCCATAGGACACCAGGATATAGTCGGCATCGTCCAGCCAGTATTCCTTGTACATGGTCATACTGTCGACGTTGTTTTCAATTTTGTCCACCAGATGGCGCAGCAGTTCGCTCACCACTTTGGGGTTGTTGCTGGGAAATCCCCACATGTCATGGAAAAGGCCGGTGACATTGTACCGGTGCTCGGCACCGAAATCCGACATGGGCAACCGCCCGTCCTCCCGGGGCAGATATGGATGGTAATCCACGCCTTTGGAAACCGATGTCCGCAGCCGGCTTACCACCGGAATCTCATCAACTTCCGGAAGCGTGAGTTTTTCCCGCATGTGACCCACCACTTCATCCAGAAGGATAATAACCGGTGTCCGGTAGGTCTCGGCCAGGTTGAACGCTTCCACTGTAATTTTGAACACATCCTGGTTGTTGGATGCGGTCAGGGCGATGATGGCATGATCCCCGTGGGTCCCCCACCTGGCCTGATTGACATCTCCCTGGCTGACATGGGTGGGATTGCCTGTGGAAGGCCCGCCCCGCTGGACATTGGTAATAACGCAGGGGATTTCAGCCATGCAGGCATATCCCAGGGCTTCCTGTTTGAGCGAAAACCCGGGTCCGGAAGTGGCGGTCATCACTTTTTTTCCGGTGAGAGAAGCCCCGAGAATGGCACCCATGGAAGCGATTTCATCTTCCATCTGGATGAATTTTCCGCCCTGCCGGGGAAGACGTTCCGACAAATGCTCCGCAATTTCCGTGGACGGGGTGATGGGGTATCCTGCGAAAAAATTGAGGCCCGCGTACAAGGCCCCTTCCACACAGGCTTCATTCCCCTGGACAAATCTGATGTTATCGTTTTGAGTCATTTTCCCCTTCCTGAATTTCTTGTATTTGTATTGCCAGATCAGGGCAACGAAGTTCACACAATTTGCAGGCGATGCAATCTTCGGGTCGGACCGCCCGGGCTTTGCCGCTTTTGTCCAGTTCCAGTACCTGTTTGGGACAGAAGTGAACACAGATACCGCACCCTTTGCACCAGTGGGTATCAATTACATGGATGACTGATTTGCCTTTTGCCATAATATCCTCATTTGTAAGTGATGCATATCCAAACATTCAAGGGCTTCATAAAGTGATTTGGATGGGATTGTCAAGGATTACTCAAAAATTAAAAAACAAAACCGATTATGGGAAAAATTTTAAAAAAAATCAAGGATAAAACATTCTATGATCCTGAAACTTCACATAATTTTTTAATTTTTGAAATGGTTGGACCAATTGAACATCATTGGGACAGCCAGACCCTTTCTTGTTCTCAGATTTTCAGGCGGGTCCTGTTTTGTCAAAAAACGTGAATCCGGTTTGTACAAAAAACAAAAGCCATGATATAAGTGATGGATCATGACACAGACAGATACGCCCCAGATCAGTGTGATTATTCCCAGTTTCAACCGGGCATGGACCCTGGCCCACGCCATTGATTCGGTGCTGGCCCAGACTGTTGCACCCAAAGAGATCATTGTGGTGGATGACGGTTCCACCGATCACACCCCGGAGGTGCTGGCCGCGTATGGAAACCGCCTCTGGATACTGAATCAGCCCAATCAAGGGGTGAGCAGTGCCCGGAATCTGGGTATCGGTCACAGTACCGGCGAATTTGTGGCGTTACTGGATTCCGATGATCAATGGAAACCGGAAAAACTGGCATGCCAGGCCGCTTTTTTTCAAGCCCATCCCGAAGCCATGATCTGTCAGACCGAAGAACTCTGGGTCCGCAACGGGGTCCGGGTGAATCCCAGAAAAAAACACAAAAAACCCTCGGGCCTGATTTTTGAACCGTCTCTTCACCTGTGCCTGGTCAGCCCGTCCGCGGTGATGATCAGAAAAACACTGTTTGAACGCAAAGGGATGTTCAGGCAGGATTTTCCTGTGTGCGAGGACTATGATTTCTGGCTGCGGGTGAGTATGGATACCCCGATTCATCTTATTGACGCGGCTTTGACCGTCAAGTTCGGCGGACATGCGGATCAGCTTTCCAGGCGGCATTCCCAGGATCGGTTTCGCATTGAAGCGATCCTGTGTCTGGTCCGATCCGGATCATTGTCCCATGATCAGCAAAAAGCGGCAAAGTCCGTGCTCAAAGAAAAATGCCGGATTTACGGCAATGGCTGTGCCAGGCGGGGAAAACAAGAGGAAGCACAGACGTATCTGGCACTTTACCATGAACTGGAAAAAGGAGATGTCAAATGAACGACGCACAGCCTGACTTTACGGATCTGTCCAGGCAGGACAAGGGCCGGTTGATGATGGATATGGTGTTTCGCATGATCATGCATTACGGATTCTGGTTTGCTGAAGTCCGGCACCAGATGGGGATGGATGCGGCATTAGATATGATGGATGCCGTGGTGCCCAGGGGCACGGATATTACCATGAAACGCATGGCCGATATTCTGGATTTTGAATTAAAAGACGGGTTGCCCGAAGCGGTGGCGGACATGGATGAAGACCGGTTGAATGAACTGCTCAAAGGGCTGGCCAAAAACTGGCTGGTCATGGACGGCGTCTGGTTCCAGGCCGTGGAAAAAACCCGGGGCATGAATGATGCCAAACGGTGTAATGATTCCTGCTGGGGCATGTTTTCACCCTATGAAGCCCATGCCATTAAACGGTTTTTAAATCTGGGGGACAGACCGGGACTGGAAGGCCTTAAAAAAGCCCTGAATTTCAGGATGTATTCTTTCATCAATACACAATCAATTGTTGACGAAAGTCCTAAAAGTTTTGTATTTCAGATGAATGAATGCCGGGTTCAGGCAGCCAGAAAACGTAAAAATTTGCCGGACTATCCGTGCAAATCTGCCGGATTGGTTGAATACACCTATTTTGCATCGGCATTTGATCCGAATATCAAAACAACCTGTATCGGATGTCCCCCGGATGCCCATCCGGAGGAATGGTTTTGTGCATGGCGGTTCAGCGTGGAATAGTCCGCCGTCAAAAATAGCCAATGAATGAACCAAAGGAACATGGAAGGACTTTTATTTATGGGAACCACAGCAGATAATATTCAGACCCTGAAGTGCAAAGAGCAGGAAATTTTGAAAATGGGGGGAGACGCTGCGTTGGAAAAGCGGCGGGAACAGGGCCGGCTCAATGCCAGGGAACGGCTGGATTATTTGTTTGACAAAGGCACGTTCCGGGAACTGGATATGTTTGTCACCCACCGGTGTACCAATTTCGGTATGGAAAAAAAACAAATCCCCGCGGACGGGGTGGTGACCGGCCATGGTAAAGTGGGCGGCCGGATTGTGTTTGCCTATGCCCAGGATTTCACGGCCCGGGCCGGGTCCTTAGGCGAGATGCAGGCCAAAAAGATCTGCAAGATCATGGATATGGCATTGAAAGCCGGGGCCCCGGTCATCGGCATGAACGACTCAGGGGGTGCCAGAATTCAGGAAGGCATTGATGCGTTGTCCGGATACGGGGAGATATTTTTCAGAAATTCCGCGTGCTCCGGAGTGATTCCTCAGATCTCCGCCATCATGGGGCCAACCGCCGGCGGGGCTGTGTATTCCCCGGCCATGACCGATTTCGTGTTCATGGTGAAGAAAAGCAGCTATATGTTTATCACCGGTCCCAACGTGATCAAGGCGGTCACTGGTGAAAATATCTCCTTTGAAGACCTGGGCGGTGCCATGACCCACAACGAAAAATCCGGCGTGGCCCAGTTTGCCTGTGAATCCGATGAAGACTGCATTGCGCAGATCAAAACCCTGTTGTCCTATCTGCCGGCCAACAATATGGAAGATCCGCCTTTTATCCCGCCCAAAGATGATCCCGCCCGCACGGACCCGGCCCTGGACACCTTGATTCCGGACCGCCCCAACCGGGCGTATGACATGAAAAACGTGATTAAATCCATTGTGGATGACGGGGTGTTTTTTGAACCGCATCAGTATTATGCCAAAAATATCCTGGTGTGTTTTGCCCGGCTCAACGGCCGGTCCATCGGTATTATCGCCAATCAGCCCAGTCATCTGGCCGGGTGTCTGGATATCAATGCGTCGGACAAGGCCACCCGGTTCATCCGGTTCTGTGACGCCTTTAACATCCCCATGCTCACCATTGCGGACGTGCCCGGGTATCTGCCCGGCTCCAAGCAGGAATGGGGCGGCATCATCCGCCATGGGGCCAAGCTGCTGTGGTGTTATTCCGAGGCCACAGTACCCAAACTGCTGCTGATTACCCGCAAGGATTACGGGGGATCGTATCTGGCCATGTGCTCCAAACACCTGGGCGCGGACATGGCATTTGCCTGGCCCAGTGCGGAGATCGCGGTCATGGGAGCGGAAGGGGCCGCCAACATCATCCATGCCAAAGAGATCAAGGCGGCGGATGATCCGGTGGCCAAACGAAAGGAAAAAATCGCGGAATACAATGAGCGGTTTTCCAATCCCTATTGTGCGGCAGCCAGAGGATATGTGGACGCGGTGATCACACCTTCTCAAACCCGGCCCCGGCTCATTGATGCGCTGGAAGCGCTGGCCAGCAAACGGGAAATGCGTCCGGCCAAAAAACACGGGAACATTCCGGTATGATAAAAGGAGAGATCATGGACCGCAAAAAAAAAGTGGCTGCCATGGCAGCGGTCATTGCCCACATCAAAACCGATGAAGACAGACAGTCGTGCCGGGAAAATAGCGGTGCCCCTTTTCCGGAAGGGCCGGTATCGGTAAAAACGTTTTCAAATGCTCCCAACCTCTGGGGTCTGACCGGACGGCAGGCCATGATGCAGGCCAACACCATGATGCAGCTGCGCATGTTTAAATAAACTCAATTTTTGGAGAAAATAGTTATGACGGAACACACTCAGCTTGAAACGACTCAGATGAATTATGGCAATGACCGTCCCCCGGCGAAAAATCCGTTAAAGGTGGAAGATCTTTCCCTGCGGGATGGTCACCAGTCTTTATTTGCCACCCGAGGCAGAACTGAAGACATGATTCCGGTGGCTGAACGGATGGATGATATCGGGTTCTGGGCCGTGGAGGTCTGGGGCGGCGCCACCTTTGACACCATGCACCGGTTTTTAGGGGAAGATCCCTGGGAGCGGCTGCGGACGCTGAAGCGGTATTTTAAAAAAACCCCGTTGTCCATGCTGCTCAGAGGGCAGAACCTGGTGGGGTACCGGAATTATGCCGATGATGTGGCCAAATTGTTTGTGAAAAAAACCGTGGACAACGGGTTGGAAATTTTCAGAACGTTTGATGCACTCAATGATTACAGGAATTTTGAAAGTGTGGTGCCGGTAATCAAGGAATGCGGGGCCCATTTCCAGGGATGTATCTGCTATACTTTGACCGAGCCCCGTTTGGGCGGCGAGGTCTACAACCTGGATTATTATATTAAAAAAGCCAAAGACCTGGAAGCGATGGGGGCAGACTCCATCTGTATCAAGGATATGGCCGGACTGATGGCACCCTACGATGCCTATCAGCTGGTAAAGGCGTTGAAAGCCAATGTCAAACCATTGATTCACCTGCACAGTCATTTCACCTCGGGCATGTCTCCCATGACCCATCTCAAAGCAGTGGAGGCCGGGGTGGATATCGTGGATACCTGTGTGACACCCTATGCGTATCGGACTTCCCATGCGGCCCTGGAACCGCTGGTCATGGCGCTACTGGGCACCAACCGGGATACCGGATTCGATATCAAGGCCCTGGCCGATATCAACGAGATCCTGGAAAAAGAGGTGATGCCCAAATACAAACATCTGCTGGATGACACCAAGGTGTCTTTGATCGACATCAACGTGCTGCTGCACCAGACACCCGGCGGGATGCTGTCCAATCTGGTGAACCAGCTGCGGGAGATGGATTCTTTGGATAAGATCGGCCAGGTGTACAAAGAACTGCCCCGGGTGAGAAAAGAACTGGGTCAGATTCCTTTGGTGACGCCCACCAGTCAGATTGTGGGCACCCAGACCGTGAACAATGTGCTGTTTGACACCAAAGAAGAGCGGTACAAGATGATCTCCGGCCAGGTCAAGGATCTGTGTTACGGCCTGTATGGAAAGACATCGGTTCCCATTGATCCGGAAGTTCAGAAAAAAGCGCTGAAAGGATATCCCCGAGGAGAAGAACCCATTACCTGCCGGCCGGCCCAGGTGCTGGAGCCGGAGCTGGAAAAAGCAAAGCAGGAGATCAAGGATCTGGCCAAAAACGATGAAGACCTGCTGCTGTATGCGCTGTTTCCCGTTACCGGCAAAAAATTCCTCAAGCAGAAATACGGGCTGGAAGAAATGTCGGATGTCCTTAAACCCGTTTCATTGGAGGATGTGAAAAAACAGGATGCTTTGATTAAAAAAGCAAAGGCCGGGGAGCTGATGGAAAAACCCTGTTTTGAAAAAACTGAAAATACCCGGATGTTCAACGTGTTTGTGGATGGCGAGTGTTTTGAGGTCGGAGTGGAAGAACAGGGGGGAGAACCGAGCATTTCCCATGTGGCACCGGCAGCCGGGACTTTACCCACCTCCCGGACTTCAGCACCCGAGGCCTCTCCGGCGGCACCCGAAGCACCGGTACAAGTCAAACCCGAACCAGGGCCTGTAAAACAGGATGCGGAAAAAACAGGTTCAGCCTCTGATACCGGCACCCCGGTGACAGCGCCCATGCCCGGCATGGTGATCCGGCATGAAAAACAGGTGGGAGATGCCGTGGAAGAAGGAGAAACCGTGGTGGTCATCGAGGCCATGAAAATGGAAAATGCCCTGCCGGCCCCAAAAACCGGGACTGTTTCCGCCATTCATTTTGACACGGGCGATGCCGTGGCCAAAGGAGACGTGCTGGCAGTGATCGACTGATCATTGATTGACAAAGGCAGGGGGCTGATTACTATGATTGACTGAAGCCGTCAGACAATCATAAGGAGATAAAAAATAATGGCATTTGAAACAAAAGAAGAACTGCTGGACAGATATATCCAGATGGACAAACCCGTGTGCCCCCATTGCAAAAAAGAAATGGTCCTGTGGGAAGTGCCGCCCATCAATTTTTCCGATGGGCTCGGATGGGGAACCCCCTACCTGTTTGTGTGTTTCAATGATGACTGTCCGTCTTACCGAAAGGGGTGGGATCATCTTAAAGACACCATGGAAGCCCCTGCGTCTTACCGGTGCATCAATGAGCCGGGTCAGAAGAATTTCGAATACATGCCCGTGTTCAGCCCGGTGGGGGGCACCGGAAGTAAGTTGGATGACGAAGCGGTGATTCGTCAGAATGAACTCAAGGAGAAAACCAAACAGGCGTTTTCCATTCTCACGGATTATTATATGTCAAAGGACTGGGACGAGATTTTAAAAATGCTGCTGGATCCGGTGATTCCCAACCGGGCACGGCTTAAAGCCGCTGAAATGGTGGGAGAACTGGGCGGTGTGGAAGCCATCGAGCCTCTGATCAACCATAAGTTCCCCACCCCGGTGCTGGAAACCGGTGTGAAGGCTGCTATTGACCAGCTTCATGAACGCCATTTTACAAGAGAATGTCCTTTTTGCGCGGAAATCATTAAAAAAAGGGCCAAAATCTGCAAGCACTGCAACCGGGAACTGTCATAAAATCAACGATTGATTTTTTCCATGTTAAAGGAGCGGTAGATGATCATCTCCCGCTCCTTTCTGTTTTCATCCAACGGTTCAAACACAAGGTCCGGCAGTTTTTTTTCCAACTGTTTCCGGGACGGCACAGCTGCCAGCCCCTTGCCGATGGTTTTGCCCGACCGCGTGTCCATGACCACGGCATCTTTGGCATCCGTGGACACGGCAAAGGGAATCTGATAGTTTCTGACCAGCCGGGCCCCGGCCAGAATTTCTCTTTCATATGAGCCGATGGAACCGGCCACACAGGTCACGGCCATGACGGCCCGATCTTGGACACAGACCACCAGATCAATGCAAGAGATATAATCTTCCCCTTTGAACTGAACAGTCAATGGTTCGTTCACGTGAATTTCCTGTTTTTTGTACCCATTGGTTTCCACCAGAAATTTTTCAAAATTCTGCCGGCTGATTTCAGGCCCGACCAGGTTGATCTCATTTCCGGTGATATAATCTGTAATCAGTTGTGTTAAGGTCATGAGAGGTCCTTTGGCGGTTTTAAAGCCGTTTCAAAACCGGACAGGTCCAGACGCGAGGTGCGTCGCTCCACAGGCCTTCCAGATCATAGAATGCTTTGGCTTTGGTTTCAAATATATGGATGATGCGGCTGCCGTAATCCAGCAGAGCCCATTCCCCTTCCTTGATTCCTTCAGTGCCCAAAGACAGGATATTTTTTGCCTTCAGTCCGGTGACGATGTGTTCGGCCAGAGACGTCACCTGACGGTGGGAACCGGCTTCGACTATGATCAGCGTGTCGGTATATGAGGTTAAAGAACGGACATCAATGGCAGTGACCGAGCGGGGTTTCCGGCTGAAAACAGCACTCAGGTAGGGTGTCAGCTCTTCTGAAGGATCTGTCATAAGTATAAATTCCTTTCATTGATAATTTTTTCCACCGGTGGCGGAACCAGTCCTTTGATGGAAAGGTGCTGTTTCACCCGGTTGCGTATCAAAGTGGAGGATATGTCAATTCGGGGGACAGGACAAATGCGGACCGGCTGCAGTCTGTCATGTACGAATTGCCGTTCCTCCTGATGCCATGTGTACCCTTTTGCGATATGTTCGTCAAGAAAGGATCGGATATCCGGGTCTGGGCCGGTGCCCTGTCTGGGCATGACAACGATGGCAACCGCGGCAAAAATATCTTTTTGCCTTTTCCAGGTCGGCGTGTCAAAAAACGCATCTGAGCCCATGAGCAGATAAAACTGATGCGATTCACCATAGTGCCGCTTAAACGCGTGAACCGTGTCGATGGTAAAGGATGGCCCTTTGCGATTGATTTCAATATCAGACGGTTTCAGCCCTTTTTTGTGTGCCAGGCTTTTGACCACCATGTCATAACGGTCTTTTGCCGGTGCCAGATCGACTCCGGGTTTATGGGGCGGGGTGGCGGAAGGAAAAAAAAAGATGGTGTCCAGTGCCAGGCATTGTTTCACATGTTCGGCAATCCGGATATGTGCCATATGAAGCGGGTTGAACGTGCCGCCAAAAAGCCCGGCTTTCATTGAATCACTCTTTTTGAAGGCGGGATGCCAGCAATTGGATCAGCTTGTCAACCCCCTGCCCGGTGGCGGCTGAAATGGTGTGGACCTCAAAATCCGGTACTGCCCGGCAGAAACTGGCCACCCGGTGATCGGTCCCGGCCAGATCGATTTTGTTCAGCACGATGATTCTGGCTTTGTCTGCCAGAGTCCGGCTGTAAAGAGTGAGCTCCTGGTTGACGACGGTGAAATCCGCCAAGGGTTCCTGGGGATCGATGGCACCGGCATCGATCAGATGAATCAGAATGCCGGTCCGTTCAATGTGTTTGAGAAATTTGATCCCCAGTCCGGTTCCCTGGTGGGCACCTTTGATGAGCCCCGGGATGTCGGCAACGGCAAACGGTTCGCCAAAAGGCGGTGTGACCATGCCCAGGGTCGGGGTCAGGGTGGTGAACGGGTATGCCCCGATTTTAGGCCGGGCTGCGGACATGGCGGCAATAAGCGTGGACTTTCCGGCATTGGGAAGTCCCACAATGCCCACGTCCGCCAAAAGCTTCAGTTCAAGCTTGAGTTTGCGTTCAACACCCGGAAGTCCGGGTTGAGAATATCTGGGAGCCCGGTTGGTGGATGTGGCAAACCGTTTGTTGCCGCGGCCGCCTTTCCCGCCTTCAGCGATGATGTATTCATCCCCTTGCCGGGTAAGATCCACAATGGTTTGATCCGTCTCTGCATCCCGGATCAGGGTACCTGCCGGCAGGTTGATATAGCAGTGGTTCCCGTTTTTGCCATGCTTCTGGCGGCCCATTCCCGGAGCGCCGTTTTGAGCCCGGTGCATCTTCTGGCGGTGAAGGTCATACAGGGTCCGTTTACCCGGATCCACTTTTAATATGACATGGCCACCGTCGCCGCCGTCACCGCCGTCCGGTCCGCCCCGCTCGATGAACCGCTCTCGTCTGAAAGAGGTGCATCCAGGCCCCCCGTCACCGGATTGAATGGTGATAACTGCCTCATCAACAAATTTCACGCGGCATAAACACTGACTTTTTTACGGTCACGGCCTTTTCTTTCAAAGGTCACCACGCCGTCGATCATGGCAAACAGGGTAAAGTCCTTGCCCATACCCACATTGCTTCCCGGATGGATTTTGGTACCCACCTGCCGGACAATGATGTTGCCGGCTGAAACTGCCTGTCCGCCGAATTTTTTCACGCCCCGGCGCTGCGCATTTGAATCCCGGCCGTTTTTTGAACTACCGGCTGCTTTTTTATGTGACATGTGTCAATCCCCTTTTTGTGTTTTGCTTAAACGGATATGGACGCAATTTTAATCTGGGTGTAATGCTGCCGGTGGCCCTGCATTTTTCTGTACCCTTTACGCCGTTTGTATTTGAAAACCAGCTGTTTTCTGTCCCGGCCCTGTTCCACGACATGGGCCCGGACCACTGCATTTTCCACCACGGGATTGCCCGGGGTGATGGTTTCTCCGTCTGAGTACAGGAGCACATCGTTGAATTCAATTTCCGAACCTTCGGTTCCCGCCAGTTTTTCAACCTTCAGGATCTGGTTCTCCTGAACCTTGTATTGCTTACCGCCGGTTCTGATCACTGCGTACATGGTTAAACTCTCCTTATCAAATCAATGCTTCTTGCCACGTTTTATCGATTTTCATAATCCTGTTAAAAAACTCTTAATATTATAAATTTTGAAATTGTTTGTCAATCTAAAAATGAAACAGGACCGGGAATCCGACAACGATCTCATCTTAAGAAAATAACACTTGCAAAATCACAATGTCAAAGATAAAAAAAAACATGCTTCAA
Above is a window of Desulfotignum balticum DSM 7044 DNA encoding:
- the rplU gene encoding 50S ribosomal protein L21 gives rise to the protein MYAVIRTGGKQYKVQENQILKVEKLAGTEGSEIEFNDVLLYSDGETITPGNPVVENAVVRAHVVEQGRDRKQLVFKYKRRKGYRKMQGHRQHYTQIKIASISV
- the obgE gene encoding GTPase ObgE; this encodes MKFVDEAVITIQSGDGGPGCTSFRRERFIERGGPDGGDGGDGGHVILKVDPGKRTLYDLHRQKMHRAQNGAPGMGRQKHGKNGNHCYINLPAGTLIRDAETDQTIVDLTRQGDEYIIAEGGKGGRGNKRFATSTNRAPRYSQPGLPGVERKLKLELKLLADVGIVGLPNAGKSTLIAAMSAARPKIGAYPFTTLTPTLGMVTPPFGEPFAVADIPGLIKGAHQGTGLGIKFLKHIERTGILIHLIDAGAIDPQEPLADFTVVNQELTLYSRTLADKARIIVLNKIDLAGTDHRVASFCRAVPDFEVHTISAATGQGVDKLIQLLASRLQKE
- the nadD gene encoding nicotinate-nucleotide adenylyltransferase; translation: MKAGLFGGTFNPLHMAHIRIAEHVKQCLALDTIFFFPSATPPHKPGVDLAPAKDRYDMVVKSLAHKKGLKPSDIEINRKGPSFTIDTVHAFKRHYGESHQFYLLMGSDAFFDTPTWKRQKDIFAAVAIVVMPRQGTGPDPDIRSFLDEHIAKGYTWHQEERQFVHDRLQPVRICPVPRIDISSTLIRNRVKQHLSIKGLVPPPVEKIINERNLYL
- the rpmA gene encoding 50S ribosomal protein L27: MSHKKAAGSSKNGRDSNAQRRGVKKFGGQAVSAGNIIVRQVGTKIHPGSNVGMGKDFTLFAMIDGVVTFERKGRDRKKVSVYAA